CACCCAGGTCAGAGGAACAGGGCAGAGCAGAATGCCGAGCAGCTGGATTACAGGTACAACTGTCAGCATGTTCAGGAGAGCGGCCAGGGCGGCCATCAGGGCTGAAGTGGCGATCTTTTTCGTTTCCTTGACTTCAGACATTTTTTTTCAAGAGCAGCAGCAGGCCGATGATTATGAAAAGCAGACCGCCCAGTTTATGGATCAGAGCAGGGTTGATGTATCTTGAAAGCAGATTTCCGGCAAAAACACCGATCGCGGTTGCAAGTATCAGTGCAGCGGAACTCGCCAGAAAAACCGTCAGGGCTGAATTTCTGCTGTCAGACGCGAAACAGAATGCCGCCAGTTGCGTCTTGTCCCCGAGTTCTGCCATGAAAACGCTGCAAAACACAGCTGTGAAAAGCTTCCACATGCAAGCCGCCTAATTTTTTTTTGATTATATCAGAGGTTTCCCTGAAATGCCAAAGACTTGGGCAGCAATTATTTTTTCAGGGCTGGTTTGATGGTTGACCTTTGAGCAAAAGACA
This genomic window from Candidatus Wallbacteria bacterium contains:
- a CDS encoding TMEM165/GDT1 family protein; the encoded protein is MWKLFTAVFCSVFMAELGDKTQLAAFCFASDSRNSALTVFLASSAALILATAIGVFAGNLLSRYINPALIHKLGGLLFIIIGLLLLLKKNV